The following DNA comes from Pseudomonas triticicola.
GAGCGCATCAGATTCAGCAGAATCGGCAGCAGGCTCAGGCGCTCGCCGTTGACGATGATGCCCAGTTCCAGATCAAACCAGTCGCGCTCCGGCGCCTGTTCGACGGTGGCGTACCAGTCGTCGACGGCGGTCAGGTCGAAGCCGAATTCCTCATCGATCTGCAACTCCCAGCCCTGGCTGCGCAACTTCGGCAAGTCATTCAGCGTGAAGGTCAGCCAGGCGCTGTCGTTGACCATCTCGTAGAGTTCGCCGGCGCTTTCCGGCAGCGCTTTGCTCTGCCGGGTGGCGATGCGGAAACCGAGGATGCGCAACTGTTCGCGGTAGGACTGTTCGACATCCGGGTGGCGTTTTATCCGCAGGGTCTGCGCTTCCTGACGGATCAGGATATCGCTGTGTTTTTGCCCGCTGACGTATTCGTCCAGATAGCTGAACGACAGCGCCGCGCGGTGCTGAATGTAGCGCTGCATCTTGCCGTTGCGCGGCTCGAAGGCGCTGAACTCGACGCTCGCCAGCCATAGGCGCGGCACCGGTTGCACGTTATCCACCAACACTTGCGGCGGCGCTTTCGGGCTGCGGTTTTCCAGCACGGCCTGGAGTTTTTCCAGCAGCTCGGCGTCTTTCGCGGCGGCGGGGTAGTCGAGGGTTTCCTGGATTTTCAGCAGCACCGCCGCGCAGTGCTTGCAGTTGCTGCGCACCGGGCAGGTGCAGGTGGCGTCGACCAGCAGCAGAGTGGCTTTGGCCGATTCGCGCAGATGGATGGTTTGTCGGTAAACGCTACCGCCAGAACCTTCGCAACTGGCGGTGATGGTCGCATCGCCGACCTGGGCGATGCGCACCCGATTCTCCAAAGCGTAGCGGCGGCCGCGCTCCAGACTCTGTTCTTTGAATCGGCTGACCCACGACGGGGCCAGCGGTTTGCTCAGGGGCGGCGGCATAAGGACTTCGATCAGTCCGGCACGACTTCAGGCGCTTCGCGAGGCGCTGGCGCGGTCAGGGAAGTGATCTTGATCAGCAGGGCCAGATGACCGTTGTCGAGGTAATTGAGCTGGCCGTTCTTGGTGTGGCTGTCCTGGCGCAGGCGCTCACTGGCGGTGACCAGGCCATTGGCGTCGATCTGATTGACCCAGAAATCGGCGGTGACGTCGGTGAAGCGGCCGAGTTTCATTTCCAGCGTGCCCTCGATCGGGAACTGGCCGAACTGCTCCTGACCTTCGCTCACCGCGACTTTCGCCGGCGCTTCGCCGAGGCTCTGCTGCCAGGCCTTGTGCATCAGCACGGTGTACTCGCCGCTGGCGGTGAGTTTGCTCACCACATCATTCAGCGCTGGGGTGCGCTGGCTGTCGCTGCCCAGACGCTGGGCGCCTGCGGCCCAGTCTTCCGGGGCGGCGCGGCTGACGATGGCCGGGACAGCATTCTGGCGCACCAGGATCATTTCGACCTGATACGTGTCATCGGCAAACGCCGTCGGTGCTGCAAGTGCAAGCAACAAAGTCAGAGAGCGGAACAGGCGCATCGGGCGTCCTTCAAGCGGATTTCGGGATGAGACGCTCAAACAGCGCCTCGACAGTATTGAAACGTTCTTCCGGGCGCTCCATCGGCACCTGGAATTTAAACATCGTCGCGCCTTCGAACTTGTAGCGCTTGGGCTGCGTCTGGATCAGCTTGATCAGGGTCATCGGGTCAACCGGCGTCTGCGCTTCGAACTCGATACGCCCGCCTTGCGGCCCGCCGTCGACTTTCTTGATGCCGAGCTTTTCCGCCTGCAATTTCAAAGCGGTGATCCGCACCAGGTTCTTGGTCGGCTCCGGCAACAGGCCGAAGCGGTCGATCATCTCCACCTGCAGATCCTTGAGGCCTTCCTCGTCGGTGGCCGAGGCGATGCGTTTATACAGAATCAACCGCGCATGCACATCCGGCAGATAATCTTCCGGAATCAGCGCCGGCACCCGCAGATTGACTTCCGGGCCGCCACCAAGCGG
Coding sequences within:
- a CDS encoding CsiV family protein, whose product is MRLFRSLTLLLALAAPTAFADDTYQVEMILVRQNAVPAIVSRAAPEDWAAGAQRLGSDSQRTPALNDVVSKLTASGEYTVLMHKAWQQSLGEAPAKVAVSEGQEQFGQFPIEGTLEMKLGRFTDVTADFWVNQIDANGLVTASERLRQDSHTKNGQLNYLDNGHLALLIKITSLTAPAPREAPEVVPD